AGAAAAGAAACGAGATACCAAAGGAAGCCGCCTAAATCGGCGGCCCCGAGAGGACATACTGTACGGAAGGTGCTTGACTTTTACATATAAATAAATTTACAGGTTGTTTAGTATGGTTTATTATCTTGACAATTTATACTATTTTTTGATTGAATAATAGTAAAAATATTTGAAGAAAGAAAATGGACATTTCAAAGCTAACAGAAAAAGACATTAGAGACCTTATCGAGCGGAGAACAGAGCCTAAAAACCTCGATTACAAAGAGAGGTTCAAATGGGTTAAGAATAATAAAGATGGAATGCTAAATATAGTAAAAGACATTCTTGCTATGGCTAATACTCAAGATGGCGGGAAAATTATCTTTGGCGTTAGAGATAGTGATTACAACTTTGTAGGATTATCGCAAGAAGATTATGAATCCTTTGATCAGACAGAAGTTAACAATTTTCTTCAAAAATATGCAGAGCCAAAATTTGCATGTCAAGTCTATAAAATGGTAATTGATGGAAAGAATGTTGTTGTAATAGATATACCCGAATTTGAAGTGGAGCCAATAATTTGTAAAAAGGACGCCCATTCAACAGATAATCCTAAAGAACATATTTTAAAAGAAGGTCAGGTATTTATTAGGACAGATAAAGGAACGACAGAATCTATTAAATCAGTTGAGGACATGAGAGATTTATTAAGAAGGGCTACGGTTAAAAAAGGTGAAGAATTACTAAATAGTATTAAGCTTTTAATATCTGGGAAACCAATGAAACCAACTGACGAATCTTTGAAAAATTACAAAGCAGAAATTGAGGAAGTAAACAATTTTTTTGATGATAAGTTCGGCGATAGATACAAAAAATACGGATATTGGAATGTTATTTCATATCCGAACATTTATATACCTGATAGGATATTAAATAAAGAGGAAATAAGAAATTTAGTAGAAAGCTCTGAAGTAAGGTTACGTGGCTGGTATTTTCCATATACTAATAGAAATAGTGCTTCTTTTTTTAAAAAAGGTAGACGATCATATATTAACTTTGAAGATCATGTTGAAGGTTATAGTGCATTCAAAAGCGGTTTATTTTATTGGAAAGGATACTTTTGGAAAGATATTGATGAAGATAAAATTACGGATATAAACTTCATAGATACAATTTACTCTATTATGGAATTTCTGCTTTTTATAAAAAGATATTTCGATAAAATTTGTCTTAATGAAGATGACTTATTTATCGAAATATCATTATACGGTATAAAGGATCGTTCTTTAGTTTCAGATCATAGTAGTAGACAAATATCAGGCTTTTATAAAACAGAAGAGACATCAATACAAAGTGATATAAATATCAAACTATTTGACTTAAAAACCAATTATGAAGATTTAGTAAAAAGATTAGTAAAAGATATCTTTTTATATTTCAATTGGGAAATACCTGATGATACAATAGAACATTGGCAAAAAAGATTACATGAAAGATAGAACAAGCACATATTTTTAGAACACAATTATAAGTTTGGTAACGAACTACTTCTTCTAACAGATCTAAATTATTCAATCCCTCTATCCTAGCAATCAATTGACATTTCCCCCTCCTTCGTGTAAAGTGCGGTTTGGTAAGTCAACGTCAGGAGGCAAATCGTGATCCTCGTTCTAAAGAAAGAAATCACACCGAAACAAAAGGAGGGGCTGATCAAGGCCCTCAAAAAGGACGACTGCATGATAAGGGAGATCGTCGGCGTCGAGGACACCATTTTGGGCGTCGTCGGGAAGGTCAAGAAAGACCTCAGGTACTTCGAGACGCTGGAGGGGGTCGCCAAGGTCATCCCTATCTCGAAGCCGTACAAGCTCGTCAGCAGGGAGCTCCACCCGGAGCCGTCGATAATCATGGTCAACGACGTGGCCGTCGGGGGGGACAGGCTCGTCGTCATCGCCGGGCCGTGCGCCGTGGAGGAGAGGAAGAGAACCCTGGAAATAGCCCGGGTCGTCAAGAAGAGCGGGGCGGTCCTCTTTCGGGGGGGCGCCTTCAAGCCCAGGACCTCCCCCTACTCGTTTCAGGGGCTGGAGGAGGAGGGGCTCAAGATACTGGCCGAGGTGAGGGAGGAGACCGGCCTCGGGATAGTGACCGAGATGACCTCTCCGAGTCAGGCGGACCTGATGATGAAGTACGTGGACGTCGTTCAGGTGGGCGCCAGGAACATGCAGAGCTTCGAGCTCTTGAAGTCTATCGGCAGGATCGGAAAGCCGGTTCTTTTGAAGCGGGGGATATCTGCGACCATCGAGGAGTGGATGATGGCGGCCGAGTATATTCTATCGGAGGGAAACGACAAGGTCATCCTCTGCGAGCGGGGGATCAGGACGTTTGAGACCTACACAAGAAACACCCTCGACCTCACCGCCATACCGGTGATTAAGAAACTGACGCACCTCCCCATAATAGTCGATCCGAGCCACGCCACCGGCATCCGGGAGAAGGTGAGCCCAATGGCGAGGGCCGCCATCGCATCGGGGGCGGACGGGATAATGGTCGAGGTTCACACGGAGCCGGAAAAGGCCCTCTCCGACGGTCCCCAGAGTCTCTACCCGGAGCAGTTCGAGAAGCTGATGCGCGACCTTCACGTGATTGCGCCTGTGGTCGGAAAGCAGCTCGACTACGACTACATCGAAAAGGCGAAGATCATGCGGGCGCCCGTAAAAGAGGGAAGGGGAGAGAAGAAGGTCGTATACAGGGGCGTCCCCGGCTCTGCAAGCCACAAAGCG
The nucleotide sequence above comes from Candidatus Zymogenus saltonus. Encoded proteins:
- a CDS encoding ATP-binding protein yields the protein MDISKLTEKDIRDLIERRTEPKNLDYKERFKWVKNNKDGMLNIVKDILAMANTQDGGKIIFGVRDSDYNFVGLSQEDYESFDQTEVNNFLQKYAEPKFACQVYKMVIDGKNVVVIDIPEFEVEPIICKKDAHSTDNPKEHILKEGQVFIRTDKGTTESIKSVEDMRDLLRRATVKKGEELLNSIKLLISGKPMKPTDESLKNYKAEIEEVNNFFDDKFGDRYKKYGYWNVISYPNIYIPDRILNKEEIRNLVESSEVRLRGWYFPYTNRNSASFFKKGRRSYINFEDHVEGYSAFKSGLFYWKGYFWKDIDEDKITDINFIDTIYSIMEFLLFIKRYFDKICLNEDDLFIEISLYGIKDRSLVSDHSSRQISGFYKTEETSIQSDINIKLFDLKTNYEDLVKRLVKDIFLYFNWEIPDDTIEHWQKRLHER
- the aroF gene encoding 3-deoxy-7-phosphoheptulonate synthase, producing the protein MILVLKKEITPKQKEGLIKALKKDDCMIREIVGVEDTILGVVGKVKKDLRYFETLEGVAKVIPISKPYKLVSRELHPEPSIIMVNDVAVGGDRLVVIAGPCAVEERKRTLEIARVVKKSGAVLFRGGAFKPRTSPYSFQGLEEEGLKILAEVREETGLGIVTEMTSPSQADLMMKYVDVVQVGARNMQSFELLKSIGRIGKPVLLKRGISATIEEWMMAAEYILSEGNDKVILCERGIRTFETYTRNTLDLTAIPVIKKLTHLPIIVDPSHATGIREKVSPMARAAIASGADGIMVEVHTEPEKALSDGPQSLYPEQFEKLMRDLHVIAPVVGKQLDYDYIEKAKIMRAPVKEGRGEKKVVYRGVPGSASHKACIQFFGSDVKQKSVDSFEELFDAVAGGEAYLGLIPLENSLSGSIHENYDLLLEHDLKIVGELTLRIVHNLIGNKGVDLKEIRRVYGVPQVFERCKEFLDENPKWDLIAVRDSAAGIARLKKSGDKTDAVIAGEEAAIISGLSILKEGIETSPKNFTRFVIISAGGFVEGPADKTSMIFAVSDRPGALFKTLKVFAEEEINMVKLESRKALDTDWDFMFYVDIEMGDKDKRYKKVIKGLEENTDFVKVLGSYRTGSVLT